One stretch of Rosistilla oblonga DNA includes these proteins:
- a CDS encoding lactate/malate dehydrogenase family protein: protein MKVSIIGGGGLVGSCAGYALQCGGIVREIALLDVNAELAVGQALDMAHGAPSVADQVIVGGGYEHIPSSDVICITAGLRRKPDESRLDLINRNTDLFVSILDQIKAAGLKEGAIVVVVSNPVDILTYVAAHRLGLPKQKVIGLGTQLDTIRFCCLISSELKAPPTQTKALILGEHGDSMVPIWSSATIAGLPLDKYPGWNPNLANQLFTRTKGSGAEVIKRKGGAGFAVGIAIRDVIESIALNSQKVLPVSSIQEGCYGIRDVALSVPTVVGRCGVVDRHEIDLWPKEVQGLRASGAALRKTLEVVLNRVG, encoded by the coding sequence ATGAAAGTATCGATTATTGGCGGCGGCGGTTTGGTTGGATCCTGTGCGGGCTACGCGCTGCAGTGCGGCGGCATCGTCCGCGAGATCGCCTTGCTGGATGTCAACGCCGAACTGGCCGTTGGCCAAGCACTTGACATGGCTCACGGTGCTCCTAGCGTCGCCGATCAAGTGATCGTTGGTGGCGGCTACGAACACATTCCGTCGAGCGATGTGATCTGCATCACCGCCGGCCTGCGTCGCAAGCCCGACGAATCGCGGTTGGACTTGATCAACCGCAACACCGACCTGTTTGTTTCGATCTTGGACCAGATCAAAGCGGCCGGATTGAAGGAGGGCGCGATCGTCGTCGTCGTCTCGAATCCCGTCGACATCCTGACCTACGTCGCGGCTCATCGCTTGGGCTTGCCGAAGCAGAAAGTGATCGGTCTGGGAACTCAGCTCGATACGATCCGTTTCTGCTGCCTGATCTCGTCAGAACTGAAAGCACCGCCAACGCAGACGAAGGCGTTGATTTTGGGAGAGCATGGCGACAGCATGGTGCCGATCTGGTCGAGTGCCACGATCGCCGGCCTGCCATTGGACAAATACCCAGGTTGGAATCCAAACCTGGCGAACCAATTGTTCACGCGAACCAAGGGAAGCGGCGCCGAAGTGATCAAGCGCAAGGGCGGAGCTGGCTTTGCCGTCGGCATCGCGATTCGCGACGTGATCGAATCGATCGCCTTGAACTCGCAAAAGGTTCTGCCGGTCAGTAGCATCCAAGAGGGATGTTACGGAATCCGCGACGTCGCCCTGAGCGTCCCGACGGTTGTCGGCCGTTGCGGCGTGGTCGATCGCCACGAGATCGATCTGTGGCCAAAGGAAGTTCAAGGTCTGCGAGCCAGCGGTGCGGCGCTTCGCAAAACCTTGGAAGTTGTCCTGAACCGCGTAGGTTAG
- a CDS encoding class II aldolase/adducin family protein yields MQNIHKIKQDICEIGKRIYAKGFAAANDGNITVRVSENEVLCTPTMHCKGYLKPEDISVVDMTGKQLSGNKKRSSEALLHLEIYKQRPELKSVVHCHPPHATAFAVAREPIPQCVLPEVEVFLGDVPITKYETPGGQAFADTVIPYIHKSNVIILANHGTVSFGENVERAYWWSEILDAYCRILLLSRQLGHVQYLSGDKSRELLELKDKWGFTDPRLTKEFENCDICANDVFRDSWEANGVARRAFDAPPAAGSMAGGAAPAAAAGKNVDEEQLVKLITAEVMRQMGKA; encoded by the coding sequence ATGCAAAACATTCACAAAATCAAACAAGACATCTGCGAAATTGGAAAGCGGATTTACGCCAAGGGTTTCGCCGCTGCAAACGACGGGAACATCACCGTCCGCGTCAGCGAAAACGAAGTCCTGTGCACGCCGACCATGCATTGCAAAGGTTATTTGAAGCCCGAGGACATCAGCGTTGTCGACATGACCGGCAAGCAGTTGAGCGGCAACAAGAAGCGCAGCAGCGAGGCCCTGTTGCACTTGGAGATCTACAAGCAACGCCCCGAACTGAAGAGCGTGGTGCATTGCCATCCGCCACACGCCACCGCGTTTGCCGTCGCTCGCGAACCGATCCCACAATGCGTGCTGCCCGAAGTCGAAGTCTTCTTGGGCGACGTGCCGATCACCAAATACGAGACTCCCGGCGGTCAAGCGTTTGCCGATACCGTGATCCCGTACATCCACAAAAGTAACGTGATCATCCTGGCCAACCACGGCACCGTCAGCTTCGGCGAAAACGTCGAACGCGCTTACTGGTGGAGCGAGATCTTGGACGCCTACTGCCGCATCCTGTTGCTGTCGCGTCAGCTGGGACACGTGCAATACCTCAGTGGCGACAAGTCGCGCGAACTGTTGGAACTGAAAGACAAATGGGGGTTCACCGACCCGCGTTTGACCAAGGAGTTCGAAAACTGTGACATCTGCGCCAACGATGTCTTCCGCGACAGCTGGGAAGCCAACGGCGTGGCGCGTCGCGCCTTCGACGCCCCACCCGCAGCTGGCAGCATGGCCGGTGGTGCAGCCCCTGCGGCAGCCGCTGGCAAGAACGTCGACGAAGAACAATTGGTGAAACTGATCACCGCCGAAGTCATGCGTCAGATGGGCAAAGCCTAA
- a CDS encoding EutN/CcmL family microcompartment protein produces MRIAKVIGSVTLSRCHPAMAGSRLRCVLPVDDIAQIDSDDFSGSELLVTWDELGAGNGDLIALAEGPEAAQPFQPQIKCIDAYNAAILDHIDLQ; encoded by the coding sequence ATGCGAATCGCCAAAGTGATTGGAAGCGTAACGCTCAGCCGATGTCATCCGGCCATGGCCGGTTCGCGGCTGCGATGCGTGTTGCCAGTCGACGACATCGCGCAGATCGACAGCGACGACTTCAGCGGCTCCGAACTGTTGGTGACCTGGGACGAATTGGGAGCGGGCAATGGCGATCTAATCGCTTTGGCCGAGGGCCCCGAAGCGGCTCAACCCTTCCAACCGCAAATCAAATGCATCGACGCTTACAACGCGGCGATCCTAGACCATATCGACCTCCAATAG
- a CDS encoding EutN/CcmL family microcompartment protein encodes MQTAKVLGTTRATIKHASFVGQKLLIVQPLMADGSADGPPLLTLDGWGASRGDTVLLTSDSSCMEDLIGKDKNTPARWTTMGIIDQR; translated from the coding sequence TTGCAAACCGCCAAAGTCCTCGGAACGACACGCGCCACGATCAAGCACGCCAGCTTTGTCGGGCAGAAGCTGTTGATCGTTCAACCGTTGATGGCCGACGGTTCGGCGGATGGCCCGCCGTTGCTGACCTTGGACGGCTGGGGTGCCAGTCGTGGCGATACCGTCCTGCTGACTAGCGATTCCAGCTGTATGGAAGACCTGATCGGCAAAGACAAAAACACGCCCGCCCGCTGGACCACGATGGGCATCATCGACCAACGATAG
- a CDS encoding aldehyde dehydrogenase family protein yields the protein MQYDENLIRSVVSQVLAEVGSPPPIHNGSGGYSGRHGVFHDANEAVAAAQEAFLQLTERTIEERGRIIDHIRRISIDQSEELGTMEMNETKIGRLEHKIAKLLTLGQRAPGIEMIKTEAFSGDKGLAIIERAPFGVIGAITPVTHSLPTITGNAVSMIAGGNTVVVNPHPSGKRVAAEGVRRFNEAIYNDLGIDNLICVIAEPTLETADAIFSHRDVRLICVTGGPAVARAALKSGKRAVVAGPGNPPVVVDETADLDRAARCIIEGGAFDNNLLCIAEKQVFVVEQVFDAMMSAMERAGAARLNSSEIDRLTSQAIAVVGEGEHRHKVAAKDFIGKDAAVLCAAAGKNVAADVELAFGETDYSHPFVGVEQMMPFIPFVRARDVDHAIAMAKESEHGFRHTSMIHSRDVRNMTKMGRAMDTTLYVKNGASMAGLGLGGEGYLSFSIAGPTGEGVTTPQTFTRERRCSIIENLYVVGSPKNV from the coding sequence ATGCAATACGACGAAAACCTCATCCGCTCAGTCGTCTCCCAGGTATTGGCCGAAGTGGGTTCGCCACCGCCGATCCACAATGGCAGCGGCGGCTACAGCGGACGGCACGGCGTTTTTCATGATGCCAACGAAGCGGTCGCCGCGGCGCAAGAGGCGTTCCTGCAGCTGACCGAACGGACCATCGAAGAGCGTGGCCGGATCATCGACCACATCCGTCGAATCTCGATCGACCAGAGCGAAGAGCTGGGGACGATGGAGATGAACGAGACCAAGATCGGTCGCCTGGAACACAAGATCGCCAAGCTGTTGACCTTGGGCCAACGCGCTCCCGGGATCGAGATGATCAAGACCGAAGCCTTCAGCGGCGACAAAGGTCTGGCGATCATCGAACGCGCCCCCTTCGGTGTGATCGGTGCGATCACCCCCGTCACCCACTCGCTGCCCACGATCACCGGCAACGCGGTCAGCATGATCGCTGGCGGAAACACGGTTGTCGTCAACCCACACCCCAGCGGCAAGCGAGTCGCTGCCGAAGGCGTTCGCCGCTTCAACGAAGCGATCTACAACGACCTGGGGATCGACAATCTGATCTGCGTGATCGCCGAACCGACTCTCGAAACCGCCGACGCGATCTTCTCGCATCGCGATGTCCGACTGATCTGCGTCACCGGCGGACCCGCTGTCGCTCGAGCGGCCCTGAAAAGCGGCAAGCGAGCTGTTGTTGCGGGGCCTGGAAATCCTCCCGTCGTCGTCGACGAGACCGCTGATTTGGATCGTGCCGCTCGCTGCATCATCGAAGGTGGAGCGTTCGACAACAATCTGCTGTGCATCGCAGAAAAGCAAGTCTTCGTCGTCGAACAGGTCTTCGACGCGATGATGTCCGCCATGGAACGCGCCGGCGCGGCGCGGCTGAATTCGAGCGAGATCGATCGACTGACCTCCCAAGCGATCGCAGTTGTTGGCGAAGGCGAACACCGACACAAAGTCGCTGCCAAGGACTTCATCGGCAAAGACGCTGCCGTCTTGTGTGCCGCGGCGGGCAAGAACGTTGCCGCCGACGTCGAACTGGCGTTTGGCGAAACCGATTATTCGCATCCGTTTGTTGGCGTCGAACAGATGATGCCATTCATTCCTTTCGTCCGCGCTCGCGATGTCGACCACGCGATTGCGATGGCCAAGGAGAGCGAACACGGCTTCCGCCACACCAGCATGATCCACAGCCGCGACGTCCGGAACATGACCAAGATGGGCCGCGCGATGGACACCACGCTGTACGTGAAGAATGGTGCCAGCATGGCCGGTTTGGGACTTGGCGGCGAAGGCTATTTGAGCTTCTCGATCGCGGGACCGACCGGCGAAGGGGTGACCACGCCGCAAACGTTCACTCGCGAACGCCGCTGCAGCATCATCGAAAACTTGTACGTCGTCGGCAGCCCGAAAAACGTCTAA
- a CDS encoding EutN/CcmL family microcompartment protein, whose protein sequence is MFIARVTGSVVSTQKVASMTGHKLLIVEPYRLEPDQRKSLSTTGRTFIACDTLGAGEGDYVLIVQGSSARLTPETKHLPIDCVIIGIVDSVHIEKQNVYKRDE, encoded by the coding sequence ATGTTTATCGCACGAGTTACCGGTTCCGTCGTCAGCACGCAGAAGGTCGCTTCGATGACCGGACACAAGCTGTTGATCGTCGAACCCTATCGATTGGAACCCGACCAGCGGAAGTCGTTGTCGACCACCGGACGGACCTTCATCGCCTGCGATACCTTGGGGGCGGGTGAAGGGGATTACGTGCTGATTGTCCAAGGCAGCAGCGCTCGATTGACTCCCGAAACGAAACATTTGCCGATCGATTGCGTGATCATCGGCATCGTCGATTCGGTCCACATTGAAAAGCAAAACGTCTACAAGCGAGACGAATAG
- a CDS encoding acetate/propionate family kinase — translation MKVLVANLGSTSFKYQLIEMSDETTLARGAVDRIGSPESSCTVEIGDWKDQRTMSVPHHGVAVEACLQQLTDPEHGCIKSADEVDAIGFKAVHGGRFSGVYRIDEEVLAAMEEMRDVAPAHNPPYVAAMRQLASSGGNIPLIAAFETDFHQTTPDAQRYYAIPKQWSDDFHIRRFGFHGNSHRYIAMRTAELIPGASRVISCHLGGSSSLCAIRDGKSIGTTMGMSPQTGLPQNNRVGDFDPFAIPLIMEKTGLSLTEVLNKLANEGGLLGLSGKSGDMRDLEAGAAEGDADCQLALDVYVSEVRRMMGGLLVLLGGADAIVFTGGIGEKGAEIRAKVCEGLEDLGIAIDRVKNGVAEGEMAVHSETSRTQIWRIPTNEELVVARKCVELLGK, via the coding sequence ATGAAGGTTTTAGTCGCAAATCTCGGATCTACGAGTTTCAAGTATCAGTTGATCGAAATGTCCGATGAAACCACGCTCGCTCGCGGCGCGGTCGATCGGATCGGTTCGCCCGAATCGTCCTGCACGGTCGAAATCGGCGACTGGAAAGATCAACGCACGATGTCGGTTCCGCACCACGGAGTCGCTGTCGAAGCCTGCTTGCAACAGTTGACCGATCCCGAACACGGCTGCATCAAATCGGCCGACGAAGTGGATGCGATTGGGTTCAAAGCGGTACATGGCGGACGGTTCAGCGGCGTCTATCGGATCGACGAAGAAGTATTGGCAGCGATGGAAGAGATGCGGGACGTCGCTCCGGCGCACAACCCGCCTTACGTTGCCGCCATGCGACAACTGGCTTCGTCCGGCGGAAACATTCCGTTGATCGCGGCCTTTGAAACCGATTTCCACCAAACGACTCCCGACGCCCAGCGTTATTACGCGATCCCAAAACAATGGTCGGATGATTTCCACATCCGTCGCTTTGGGTTCCACGGCAACAGTCATCGATACATCGCCATGCGAACGGCGGAATTGATTCCTGGTGCTAGCCGCGTGATCTCGTGTCACTTGGGTGGCAGTAGCAGTTTGTGTGCAATCCGCGATGGCAAGAGCATCGGGACGACGATGGGCATGAGCCCGCAGACCGGTTTACCGCAGAACAACCGCGTCGGCGATTTCGACCCATTTGCGATCCCCTTGATCATGGAAAAGACCGGGCTGTCGCTGACCGAAGTCCTGAACAAGCTGGCTAACGAAGGCGGCCTGTTGGGATTGAGCGGCAAGAGTGGCGATATGCGTGATCTGGAAGCGGGTGCCGCCGAAGGAGATGCCGATTGCCAATTGGCGTTGGATGTTTACGTTTCGGAAGTTCGCCGCATGATGGGCGGGCTGTTGGTTCTGTTAGGAGGAGCCGACGCGATCGTCTTCACCGGCGGAATTGGAGAGAAGGGAGCGGAGATCCGCGCCAAAGTTTGTGAAGGTTTGGAAGACCTGGGGATTGCCATCGACCGCGTCAAAAACGGCGTCGCCGAAGGTGAAATGGCGGTCCACAGCGAAACCAGCCGCACGCAGATCTGGAGAATCCCAACCAACGAAGAACTGGTGGTCGCTCGCAAGTGTGTCGAATTGCTAGGCAAATAA
- a CDS encoding BMC domain-containing protein, which produces MNQALGLVETKGLLALIEATDAMAKAANVEITKRIDIGGAFCTTVVTGDVGSVRAAVEAGAAAAAQVGELVGSHVIARPSEGLVEAFINK; this is translated from the coding sequence ATGAATCAAGCACTTGGCCTTGTTGAAACAAAGGGTTTGTTGGCCCTGATCGAAGCTACCGACGCGATGGCCAAAGCGGCAAACGTCGAAATCACCAAACGCATCGACATCGGTGGTGCGTTCTGCACGACCGTCGTCACCGGCGATGTCGGCAGCGTTCGCGCAGCCGTCGAAGCGGGTGCTGCCGCGGCAGCTCAAGTCGGCGAATTGGTCGGCAGCCACGTGATCGCTCGTCCCAGCGAAGGCTTGGTCGAAGCGTTCATCAACAAGTAG
- a CDS encoding BMC domain-containing protein, whose amino-acid sequence MAKINEALGMIETKGFITMMEATDAMLKSANVTFLGWDKVGSGLVTAFVTGDVAAVKAATDAGAAAGGRVGEVVAVQVIPRPHDDLGKVLKVGG is encoded by the coding sequence ATGGCAAAGATTAACGAAGCGCTCGGTATGATCGAGACGAAGGGTTTTATCACCATGATGGAAGCGACCGACGCGATGTTGAAATCCGCCAACGTCACTTTCCTCGGTTGGGACAAAGTCGGCAGCGGCTTGGTTACCGCGTTTGTCACCGGCGATGTTGCCGCAGTGAAAGCCGCAACCGATGCGGGTGCCGCAGCGGGCGGTCGCGTGGGTGAAGTGGTTGCCGTTCAGGTGATCCCACGTCCACACGACGACTTGGGCAAGGTTCTCAAGGTTGGTGGCTGA
- the pduL gene encoding phosphate propanoyltransferase: protein MTQSLDNAQIEALVRRAVRAIVNNDSTSAAQPPGWVDGKPNLRVSISARHVHLSDEHVETLFGPGATLTPMKDLYQDGFFAAEQTVMIIGPKKRMLPSVRVLGPTRPYSQVELAFTDSISLGLDIPIRHSGDIEGTPGCVMVGPAGTVQLDKGVIRAARHVHMNQSDAQFYGVKKGDFMDLKITSPQCTVTMSDVLVRADDTSKLEVHIDTDEGNACNLDSATKIELIPSGGGCGCKAH, encoded by the coding sequence ATGACACAATCTTTAGACAACGCACAGATCGAAGCCTTGGTTCGCCGCGCCGTTCGCGCGATCGTCAACAACGATTCGACATCGGCTGCTCAACCTCCCGGTTGGGTCGATGGCAAACCGAACCTTCGCGTTAGCATCTCGGCGCGGCACGTCCACCTGTCGGATGAACACGTCGAAACGCTGTTTGGCCCCGGCGCAACGCTGACGCCGATGAAGGACCTGTACCAAGACGGCTTCTTCGCCGCGGAACAGACGGTCATGATCATCGGCCCCAAGAAGCGGATGTTGCCAAGTGTCCGCGTGCTGGGCCCGACGCGCCCGTACAGCCAAGTCGAACTGGCCTTCACCGATTCGATCTCGTTGGGACTGGATATTCCGATCCGTCACAGCGGCGACATCGAAGGGACTCCAGGATGCGTCATGGTCGGCCCCGCTGGTACAGTCCAATTGGACAAAGGTGTGATCCGCGCCGCCCGCCACGTTCACATGAATCAAAGCGACGCCCAATTCTACGGCGTCAAAAAGGGTGACTTCATGGATCTGAAGATCACCAGCCCGCAGTGCACCGTCACGATGAGCGACGTGTTGGTTCGCGCCGACGATACCAGCAAGCTGGAAGTTCACATCGACACCGATGAAGGAAACGCTTGCAACCTCGACAGCGCTACCAAGATCGAATTGATCCCCAGCGGCGGCGGATGTGGCTGCAAGGCTCACTAA
- a CDS encoding DeoR/GlpR family DNA-binding transcription regulator: MSNGSPTEARRENLRRQIQATGFASLLELAAELQVSESTIRRDLDYLEELGEARRTHGGVFWTGSPTNMRLFEGRRDNRWEQKRAIAQAASQLIGDSDTIILDGGSTTYELARLLVRRPLQVVTNSLPVANLFASSDKSDLVLVGGYVHNRTGVTLGPFANTMLESLNVRHAVISIAGADERGYYNSNMLLVGTEKEMLRSADETIIVADSTKFGHASLSRTCQLGDVATVVTDDELSPQWQQRLTDAGVQLIIAPALHP, translated from the coding sequence TTGTCCAACGGCTCTCCCACGGAAGCACGGCGTGAAAATCTGCGACGGCAGATTCAAGCGACCGGATTTGCGTCGCTGTTGGAATTGGCGGCGGAACTGCAGGTCAGCGAATCGACGATTCGCCGCGACTTGGACTATTTGGAGGAACTTGGCGAGGCGAGACGAACTCACGGCGGCGTGTTTTGGACCGGGTCACCGACCAACATGCGACTGTTCGAAGGTCGCCGAGACAACCGTTGGGAACAGAAGCGAGCGATTGCCCAGGCCGCTAGCCAATTGATCGGCGACAGCGACACGATCATCCTCGACGGTGGCAGCACGACTTACGAACTGGCCCGTCTGTTGGTCAGACGGCCACTGCAAGTCGTGACGAATTCGCTGCCCGTCGCGAACCTGTTTGCCAGCAGCGACAAGTCGGATTTGGTCCTCGTCGGCGGTTACGTTCACAACCGCACCGGCGTCACGTTGGGGCCGTTCGCAAATACGATGTTAGAAAGTTTGAATGTCCGCCACGCGGTGATTAGTATCGCCGGGGCGGATGAGCGAGGTTACTACAACAGCAACATGCTTCTTGTCGGAACGGAGAAGGAGATGTTGCGCAGCGCCGACGAAACGATCATCGTCGCCGACAGCACCAAGTTTGGCCACGCGAGCCTTTCGCGAACCTGCCAATTGGGCGATGTCGCGACGGTCGTGACCGACGACGAACTATCGCCCCAGTGGCAACAACGACTGACCGACGCCGGCGTCCAATTGATCATCGCCCCGGCGCTTCATCCATAA
- a CDS encoding DinB family protein produces the protein MELEAKLFTMMRGVLTEMVDGISDADFQSLPAGGGNSPNWILGHLALCNEFGLMTMGLPVERAEQMMPIYGPGSQPTEAADNLMSKADLVTFFNESADRFLMAVANASDEDLAAERSSPILKAHLPTVGDMVGHLLTTHFGMHIGQLSAWRRSRGMGSVLKI, from the coding sequence ATGGAACTTGAAGCGAAGTTGTTCACGATGATGCGCGGCGTGTTGACCGAGATGGTCGACGGAATCTCCGACGCCGACTTTCAGAGCCTGCCGGCCGGCGGTGGCAATTCGCCGAACTGGATCTTGGGACACTTGGCTCTTTGCAACGAGTTCGGGCTGATGACGATGGGGCTGCCCGTCGAGCGAGCCGAGCAGATGATGCCGATCTACGGCCCAGGCAGCCAACCGACCGAAGCGGCCGACAACTTGATGAGCAAAGCCGACTTGGTCACCTTCTTTAATGAATCGGCCGACCGCTTCTTGATGGCTGTCGCCAACGCGAGCGATGAAGATCTTGCCGCAGAGCGAAGCAGCCCGATCCTGAAAGCTCACCTGCCGACAGTCGGCGACATGGTGGGACACCTTCTGACGACTCACTTTGGAATGCACATCGGCCAACTAAGCGCCTGGCGTCGCAGCCGCGGCATGGGCTCCGTCTTGAAAATCTAG